The Gammaproteobacteria bacterium DNA segment AAACGTGCTTCGTATTGCTCGGAACGATTGCGTAAAAACTTCGGCCAGTGCTCGGCACCTGGAATAATGTCTTTAAGTGTGGACATCATCTGGCAACCGTTACACACTCCGAGTGAGAAACTGTCTGTCCTTTCGAAGAACTGACTGAATTCATCACGCGCCTTGTGGTTGAACAAAATCGTTTTTGCCCATCCTTCACCGGCACCCAGTACATCACCATAAGAAAAACCGCCACAAGCAACCAGACCTTTGAATTCAGACAATTTGTGGCGTCCTTGCAAAATGTCAGTCATGTGCACATCGTAAGTCTCAAAGCCGGCCAGATCGAACGCGGCGGCCATTTCCACATGACTGTTTACGCCTTGCTCACGGATCACGGCAACTTTAGGACGACTGTTCATATTCAAAAACGGCGCAGCAATATCTTCTGCCACTTCAAAAGTCAATTTGGGCTGAACGCCTGGATCATTCAAATCCAGGATACGGTCATACTCTTCCTGGGCACAATGCGGATTGTCTCGCAGACTTTGCATGTGGTAAGACGTTTCCGACCATAAACGATGCAGTTCCTCGCGTGCGGCAGAAAAAACTGAATTATCATTTCGTTTGAAGTCGATGTGGTTCGACTTGAGCGGCCGACCGATCTCGACACAGAATTCACTCAAACCATACTGTGCAATTATCTTGGTAACCGCTGCCAGATCGTTTTGACTGACTTGTAACACAGCGCCCAGTTCTTCACTGAACAGTGCGGATACGTTATCGGTATTTAATTGATCCAAATTAATATCCAGACCACAACGACTCGCAAACGCCATTTCTGTCAGAGTTGCAAAAAGACCGCCATCGGAACGATCATGATAGGCCAGCAATAAATCATTCTGATTGAGACTTTGAATCAACTGGAATGCCGATTTCAGGATCTCGGCATCATCCACATCCGGTGTTTCAGATCCGGTTTGTTGATATACCTGGGTCAGGATGGAACCGCCCAGGCGATCTTTACCAGCTCCAAGATCCAGTAATATCAATACGGATTGCGTTTCCAAATCCAATAACGGGGTTAAGGTTTTGCGCGCGTCTTTAACTGGCGAAAAACCGGAAATTATTAATGACAATGGCGCAACCACTTCGTGTTCATTCTCGCCCTCATTCCACTTGGTGCGCATGGACAAGGAATCCTTACCCACCGGAACCGCAATCCCCAAGTCTGGACAGAGCTCTTCGCCAACCGCTTTGACTGTGGCATACAAAGCCGCGTCTTCACCGTCGTACCCGCAGGCCGCCATCCAGTTGGCCGACAGTTTAATATTTCCGATGTCGCCAATATTGGAGGCAGCCATATTGAGCAAACACTCTCCGATCGCCAAGCGCCCTGATGCCGGTGCGTTCAAACTGGCGACCGGGGCGCGTTCACCCATGGCCATGGCTTCACCGGTAAAGCCTGACAAGGAACCGGTCGTTACCGCCACATCGGCCACCGGAACTTGCCAGGGCCCGACCATTTGGTCGCGCGCGGTATGCCCCATTACCGCCCGGTCACCTATGGTCACCAGAAAAGTTTTATCGCCCACAGTCGGGTGACGCAGAACGCGTGAAACGGCGTCTTGAAGGTCCAGTGAGCTGGTATCAAAATCATCCCCGGTAAGCGAGCGTGACTCAACATCGCGCAACATTTTCGGTGCTTTGCCGAGCAACACTTCCATCGGCATATCGACCGGATTATTACCAAATTTTTCATCGCTGATGATGAGTTGCTTTGCTTCAGTTAATTCACCGACCACACAATATAAAGCGCGTTCGCGTTCACAGATCGCTTTGAATTCGTCAATTCGTTCGGGAGTGATGCACAACACAAAACGCTCCTGGGCTTCGTTACACCAGATCTCCATCGGCGACATGCCCGGTTCGTCATTCAGCACATTCCGCAGTTCGATCACGCCGCCATGTTTGGAGTGATCAATGAGTTCCGGCAAGGCATTGGAAATTCCTCCCGCGCCCACATCATGGATCAGTGCGATCGGGTTGTTCTCGCCCATTTGCCAACAACGGTCGA contains these protein-coding regions:
- the purL gene encoding phosphoribosylformylglycinamidine synthase; the encoded protein is MLTLHGTAAHSSFRLKKILTQLQDQLPSISSIQSQFVHIAELNAELDSKEHDILVALLSYGETGSKQSLKPNVWVFPRLGTISPWSSKASDIVHNAGLEKVKRVERGIAFEISAAKDLNESELLSISNILRDRMIEMLVFDLADAKQLFSSAEAKPLVRIDILQHGKQALQTANAELGLALSEDEVDYLFENFSKSGRNPSDAELMMFAQANSEHCRHKIFNADWVIDGVEQPKSLFSMIRNTHEHYSEGVLSAYSDNAAVIAGAETRRFYAEQVAGDYAWHTEPAHIMIKVETHNHPTAISPYPGASTGNGGEIRDEAATGLGAKTKAGLCGFSVSNLHLPDASKPWEGELHKPDRIASALDIMLEGPIGGAAFNNEFGRPNLTGYFRSYEQTAAKPGSDSSMRRGYHKPIMIAGGMGNIKAEHAVKPDVHPGLKLVVLGGPAMLIGLGGGAASSVSSGTSSEDLDFASVQRGNPEMQRRAQEVIDRCWQMGENNPIALIHDVGAGGISNALPELIDHSKHGGVIELRNVLNDEPGMSPMEIWCNEAQERFVLCITPERIDEFKAICERERALYCVVGELTEAKQLIISDEKFGNNPVDMPMEVLLGKAPKMLRDVESRSLTGDDFDTSSLDLQDAVSRVLRHPTVGDKTFLVTIGDRAVMGHTARDQMVGPWQVPVADVAVTTGSLSGFTGEAMAMGERAPVASLNAPASGRLAIGECLLNMAASNIGDIGNIKLSANWMAACGYDGEDAALYATVKAVGEELCPDLGIAVPVGKDSLSMRTKWNEGENEHEVVAPLSLIISGFSPVKDARKTLTPLLDLETQSVLILLDLGAGKDRLGGSILTQVYQQTGSETPDVDDAEILKSAFQLIQSLNQNDLLLAYHDRSDGGLFATLTEMAFASRCGLDINLDQLNTDNVSALFSEELGAVLQVSQNDLAAVTKIIAQYGLSEFCVEIGRPLKSNHIDFKRNDNSVFSAAREELHRLWSETSYHMQSLRDNPHCAQEEYDRILDLNDPGVQPKLTFEVAEDIAAPFLNMNSRPKVAVIREQGVNSHVEMAAAFDLAGFETYDVHMTDILQGRHKLSEFKGLVACGGFSYGDVLGAGEGWAKTILFNHKARDEFSQFFERTDSFSLGVCNGCQMMSTLKDIIPGAEHWPKFLRNRSEQYEARFSNVRIEESPSILLQGMAGSVVPVVTSHGEGRAGFVDAAHLASASEIISMRYVDNRHQLNDAYPHNPNGSPEGITSLTSLDGRVTIMMPHPERVFRTIQMSYVSKQHEQEWGEFSPWMRIFRNARVWVD